A window of Ruminococcus champanellensis 18P13 = JCM 17042 contains these coding sequences:
- a CDS encoding sensor histidine kinase, protein MALHFWCYFMFFILVVFLLLWGFQIIFLEKFYDRMKTSDIQKVAAHMLNIYGTENYEETYDELAYDNDLCIVVVDKYYRTVYSKDLMGNACLVHGFANYTSAFISQIRSSKTGTICGDIMNEHIRTNTLVYGTVIGTMDNPKGYLLLNTPLVPVGSTEAIIKRQLLIISAILLMLGLLLSIYLSRRLARPIASLTKSAKQMAKGNYNVQFDGGSYLELQQLAGALTYAAQEISRVDTLQRDLIANVSHDLRTPLTMMKAYAEMIRDLSGDNPVKRAEHLNIIIEETDRLALMVNDILDLSKLESGGLALTPSTFGIRAKLSEIIDRYRGLSAKTGYHIHFTPDEETMVTCDAGKIEQVICNLINNAVNYTGPNKQIFVRQINTPNGVRIEVQDTGAGIDKENLRMIFDKYYRSENHKREVVGTGLGLSIVKAIMKLHNYSYGVDSTLGKGSTFWFVIHQDKKEETHHAGTGSH, encoded by the coding sequence ATGGCACTGCACTTCTGGTGTTATTTTATGTTCTTCATCCTGGTGGTATTTCTCCTGCTGTGGGGATTCCAGATCATCTTTCTGGAAAAGTTCTATGACCGGATGAAGACATCGGACATCCAGAAGGTTGCCGCCCATATGTTGAACATTTACGGCACGGAGAACTACGAAGAAACCTACGATGAACTTGCCTATGACAACGATCTGTGCATCGTGGTGGTGGACAAGTACTACCGGACGGTATATTCCAAGGATCTGATGGGCAACGCCTGCCTGGTGCACGGCTTTGCCAACTACACCAGTGCCTTTATCTCACAGATCCGCTCCAGCAAGACCGGCACCATCTGCGGAGATATCATGAACGAACACATCCGCACCAATACTCTGGTGTACGGTACGGTGATCGGCACCATGGACAATCCCAAGGGCTATCTGCTGCTGAATACGCCACTGGTGCCGGTAGGCTCCACGGAAGCCATCATCAAGCGGCAGCTGCTGATCATCTCTGCCATTCTGCTGATGCTGGGTCTGCTGCTGTCCATTTATCTGTCCCGCCGGCTGGCACGACCCATTGCAAGCCTGACCAAATCCGCCAAGCAAATGGCAAAGGGCAACTACAACGTGCAATTTGACGGGGGCAGCTACCTGGAGCTGCAGCAGCTGGCAGGGGCGCTGACCTATGCGGCACAGGAAATCTCCAGAGTGGATACCCTCCAGCGGGATCTGATCGCCAACGTGTCCCACGATCTGCGCACGCCGCTGACCATGATGAAGGCATATGCGGAAATGATCCGGGATCTGAGCGGAGACAATCCGGTAAAGCGTGCGGAGCATCTGAATATCATCATTGAAGAAACCGATCGGCTGGCACTGATGGTCAATGACATTCTGGATCTGTCCAAGCTGGAAAGCGGCGGACTGGCGCTGACCCCCTCCACCTTCGGCATCCGGGCAAAGCTGTCGGAAATCATCGACCGGTATCGGGGGCTGTCCGCCAAAACCGGCTACCACATCCACTTTACGCCGGACGAAGAAACCATGGTCACCTGCGATGCAGGAAAAATCGAGCAGGTGATCTGCAACCTGATCAACAACGCCGTCAATTACACAGGCCCGAACAAGCAGATCTTTGTCCGGCAGATCAACACTCCCAACGGCGTCCGCATCGAGGTGCAGGACACCGGTGCAGGCATTGACAAGGAGAATCTGCGAATGATCTTTGACAAGTACTACCGCAGCGAAAACCACAAGCGGGAGGTTGTGGGTACCGGCTTGGGACTGTCCATCGTGAAAGCCATTATGAAGCTGCACAATTACTCCTACGGCGTGGACAGCACCCTTGGGAAGGGCTCCACCTTCTGGTTTGTGATCCACCAGGATAAAAAGGAGGAAACGCATCATGCAGGGACTGGAAGCCATTGA
- a CDS encoding response regulator transcription factor yields MKRLLIVDDEANIRLVVKEYAEFEGYEVAEAEDGMQAVELVKSQDFDVIIMDIMMPRLDGFSACKEIKKYKNIPVIMLSARGEEYDKLFGFELGIDDYVVKPFSPKELMARVKAVIKRSEHAAPANPDRLKFEGLEIDMAGREVYVNGKRVSMTPKEYDLLFYLVKNSNIALTRDKLLEEVWGYDFFGDDRTVDTHIKMLRNSLGEYRKFIVTLRGMGYKFEVR; encoded by the coding sequence ATGAAACGGTTACTGATCGTGGACGACGAGGCCAACATCCGGCTGGTCGTCAAGGAATACGCAGAATTTGAAGGCTATGAGGTTGCAGAGGCAGAGGACGGTATGCAGGCAGTGGAATTGGTCAAGAGCCAGGACTTTGATGTAATCATCATGGATATTATGATGCCCCGTCTGGACGGTTTTTCCGCATGCAAGGAGATCAAAAAGTATAAAAACATTCCGGTCATCATGCTTTCTGCCCGGGGTGAGGAATACGACAAGCTGTTCGGCTTTGAGCTGGGCATTGATGACTATGTGGTCAAGCCCTTCTCCCCCAAGGAGCTGATGGCACGGGTCAAGGCAGTCATCAAGCGCAGCGAGCATGCGGCACCCGCCAACCCGGACCGGCTGAAATTCGAGGGACTGGAAATCGACATGGCTGGCAGAGAGGTCTATGTAAACGGCAAGCGGGTATCCATGACCCCCAAGGAGTACGACCTGCTGTTCTACCTGGTAAAAAACAGCAACATTGCCCTGACCCGGGACAAGCTGCTGGAGGAGGTCTGGGGCTATGACTTTTTCGGAGACGACCGGACGGTGGATACCCACATCAAAATGCTCCGGAACAGCCTGGGAGAATACCGGAAATTCATTGTAACCCTCCGGGGAATGGGGTATAAGTTTGAAGTTCGCTGA
- a CDS encoding putative bifunctional diguanylate cyclase/phosphodiesterase, with protein MKRKRWLICEGVFTLATGIVIAYAAMNRQDAFLIFTSYVLVVAVLSVALTVYWQSSSARAMEANRRRIAYFIDNINTPALLWDNALEHIRINDSLRQVLGFAEGETLTKEQFPALFERQDWKEQDIQDILRSRNAEFVIHTRSGQAVTMVWSTSGMQQTENTCLFMTIGVNVTETRQMQSEIEMFSNQLAASEWRYSLSMELSEIGILLTQGDKYFISPELQRMLGLDEASVSFAAFRRMVHPNDTVIYDTFMRSVERLPQMQEDPEDQIHSMELRLRSADGEYHWYNYRYKAAKLVGADTPIIGGSFINMDTEKEKDALIERLAYVDEVTGISNRNKLMLMGQETYVCSLELGITYFVMVLDIDRFHLVNDAYGYECGNKTLQDFAHIMYKYLSFGGFGARISADNFALILRDYGDEELPVKTMERIQADLAQLGMTELSAKALTCSAGYSRMPQDGESFAEVLEHAEFALSSAEHRKGTVVGYNSSMHDTIVGESELEKQLSDAIDNGELRLYYQPKIALTNGRIIGVEALIRWIRPDGTVVQPGSFVPIAETSQLIRKISDYVLSEACEQNRIWQRMGLPNIIMSINLTSADFYQTNVCEAVYEALARTGLEAQWLEIELTESLALKDLDMALEQMHQLRAMGVRLAMDDFGTGYSSLSYLQVLPITLLKLDRSFVVNLEQDEIAREIVAAVIRIAKSKHIETIAEGIEHPEQARLLRIAGCDNAQGYLYGKPMPPKEIEEFMRRNVTERQVY; from the coding sequence TTGAAAAGAAAAAGATGGTTGATCTGTGAGGGGGTTTTTACCCTTGCCACCGGTATCGTCATTGCCTATGCGGCTATGAACCGGCAGGATGCATTTTTAATTTTTACTTCATATGTACTGGTGGTGGCAGTGCTCAGCGTGGCGCTGACCGTGTACTGGCAGAGCAGCTCTGCCCGGGCGATGGAAGCCAACCGCCGCCGCATTGCCTATTTTATTGACAATATCAACACGCCGGCATTGCTGTGGGACAATGCCCTGGAGCATATCCGGATCAATGACAGCCTGCGACAGGTGCTGGGCTTTGCAGAGGGGGAGACCCTTACAAAAGAGCAGTTCCCGGCACTGTTTGAGCGGCAGGACTGGAAGGAGCAGGACATTCAGGATATTCTCCGGAGCCGGAATGCAGAGTTTGTGATCCATACCCGCAGCGGTCAGGCGGTCACCATGGTCTGGAGCACCTCCGGCATGCAGCAGACGGAAAACACCTGCCTGTTCATGACCATCGGGGTGAACGTGACGGAGACCCGGCAGATGCAGTCGGAGATCGAGATGTTCTCCAATCAGCTGGCAGCCTCTGAATGGCGGTATTCCCTGTCCATGGAGCTGTCAGAGATCGGCATTCTGCTGACCCAGGGGGACAAGTATTTCATTTCTCCGGAGCTGCAGCGCATGCTTGGGCTGGATGAAGCCTCTGTATCCTTCGCTGCCTTCCGGCGGATGGTGCATCCCAATGACACGGTGATCTACGACACCTTTATGCGCAGTGTGGAGCGGCTACCCCAGATGCAGGAGGATCCGGAGGATCAGATCCACTCCATGGAGCTGCGGCTTCGTTCGGCGGACGGGGAATATCACTGGTACAACTATCGCTACAAGGCGGCAAAGCTGGTTGGGGCGGATACCCCCATCATCGGCGGCTCCTTCATCAACATGGACACGGAAAAGGAAAAGGACGCTTTGATCGAGCGGCTGGCTTATGTGGACGAGGTCACGGGCATTTCCAACCGGAACAAGCTGATGCTTATGGGACAGGAGACCTATGTATGTTCCCTGGAGCTGGGGATTACCTACTTTGTCATGGTGCTGGACATTGACCGGTTCCACCTGGTGAATGATGCCTACGGCTACGAATGCGGCAACAAGACCTTACAGGATTTTGCCCACATTATGTATAAGTATCTGTCCTTCGGGGGCTTTGGTGCCCGGATCTCTGCGGACAACTTTGCGCTGATCCTCCGGGATTACGGGGATGAGGAGCTGCCGGTCAAGACCATGGAACGGATCCAGGCGGATCTTGCCCAGTTGGGTATGACGGAGCTTTCCGCCAAGGCGCTGACCTGCTCCGCCGGCTATTCCCGGATGCCCCAGGACGGTGAATCCTTTGCGGAGGTACTGGAGCATGCGGAATTTGCCCTGTCCTCTGCGGAGCACCGGAAGGGCACGGTGGTAGGCTACAACAGTAGTATGCATGATACCATTGTAGGGGAGAGCGAGCTGGAAAAGCAGTTGTCCGATGCCATTGACAATGGGGAACTGCGGCTGTACTATCAGCCCAAGATCGCATTGACCAACGGCAGGATTATCGGTGTGGAGGCATTGATCCGCTGGATCCGGCCGGACGGCACGGTGGTGCAGCCAGGCAGCTTTGTGCCCATTGCGGAAACCTCCCAGCTGATCCGGAAAATCAGCGATTATGTTCTGTCCGAGGCATGTGAGCAGAACCGGATCTGGCAGCGGATGGGACTGCCCAATATCATCATGTCCATCAACCTGACTTCGGCGGATTTCTATCAAACCAACGTGTGCGAGGCAGTGTATGAAGCTCTGGCACGGACTGGTCTGGAGGCACAGTGGCTGGAGATCGAGCTGACGGAATCCCTGGCTCTGAAGGATCTGGATATGGCACTGGAGCAGATGCACCAGCTGCGTGCCATGGGCGTGCGTCTGGCGATGGACGATTTCGGTACCGGGTACTCCTCACTGAGCTATTTGCAGGTATTGCCCATTACCCTGTTGAAGCTGGATCGCAGCTTTGTGGTGAATCTGGAGCAGGATGAGATTGCAAGAGAGATTGTGGCAGCGGTGATCCGCATTGCCAAGTCCAAGCATATTGAAACCATTGCGGAGGGCATCGAGCACCCGGAGCAGGCAAGGCTGCTGCGGATCGCCGGCTGTGACAATGCCCAGGGCTATCTGTATGGCAAGCCCATGCCCCCCAAGGAGATTGAGGAATTTATGCGGCGTAATGTGACAGAGCGCCAGGTTTACTGA
- the trhA gene encoding PAQR family membrane homeostasis protein TrhA has translation MDFLRRKYTLGEELFNAITHGIGALLSVAGCVVLLVRCHQLGDSVAAVSSAIYGTTLIILYTMSTLYHALANEKAKAVFRVFDHVTIYLLIAGTYTPYTLACLGGALGWTLFGIVWAAAIVGIVFSSISLRRFQKLSMICYIAMGWVILIAIKPLWQVIGTLPMVFLVIGGVLYTGGVLFYQMKESRYMHSIWHLFVIAGSIFQYFSILLALT, from the coding sequence ATGGACTTTCTCAGACGCAAATACACACTGGGTGAGGAATTGTTCAACGCCATTACCCACGGCATCGGCGCCCTGCTTTCTGTGGCGGGCTGCGTGGTACTGCTGGTCAGATGTCATCAGCTGGGCGACAGCGTTGCAGCAGTCAGTTCCGCCATTTACGGCACCACTTTGATTATCCTGTACACCATGTCCACCCTGTATCACGCCCTTGCCAACGAAAAGGCAAAAGCCGTGTTCCGGGTGTTTGACCATGTGACCATCTATCTGCTGATCGCCGGCACCTATACCCCATATACTTTGGCGTGTCTGGGCGGGGCGTTGGGCTGGACTTTGTTCGGCATCGTCTGGGCGGCGGCTATTGTGGGAATCGTTTTTTCCTCCATCAGTCTGCGCCGGTTCCAGAAGCTGTCCATGATCTGCTACATTGCCATGGGCTGGGTGATCCTCATTGCCATCAAGCCCCTGTGGCAGGTGATCGGTACGCTGCCCATGGTATTTCTGGTGATCGGCGGGGTACTCTACACGGGTGGTGTTTTGTTCTATCAGATGAAGGAATCCCGGTATATGCATTCTATCTGGCATTTGTTCGTCATTGCCGGCAGCATCTTTCAGTATTTCTCGATCCTGCTGGCATTGACTTGA